The Desulfobacterales bacterium DNA window TCGAGTATTAGGAATAGCTTTTGTTCCGGACCTTTGATTAACCGTTCCATGAATTTAATCATGATATCGGAATTCATTTTATCCTTATAGACCATGAAACGGACTTTCCCTTGAATTGTTACCGTAGAGATCAAATTAACCCGTTTGCACCTGGGATGAATCCGGATCGCCGGCGTATTACTCGTTCAAATATATTATGCAAGACGAAACGCCAAACTCGGCCCACGCCCCCGCATCGGATCATTTTTGGCACCAACGTCCTGCTCGAGAAATGGGCGACTTCACGTGTCCAAATGTTGGACGATTGGTTCACAAAATTCGGATTCGATCGATAAAAATGCACCTACGACCGCAGGATCAAAGTGCTTTCCAGTGCCTTCTCGAATGAGCGCACAGCTTTTTTCATGAGAAACAGGATTTTTATACGGCCGCTTAGAGCGAAGAGCATCATAGACATCCGCTATGGCGAGGATGCGTCCACTTAATGGAATTTCCTCCCCGGCAAGCCCATCAGGATAACCGGTGCCATCCCACTTTTCGTGATGCGATCTCGCAATATCAATGCCCATATTAATAAAGGCATTTTGGGGATATCGATCACGTACATTTTGAAGGGTTTTAGCCCCTATCGTGGTGTGAGTCTTCATGATGTCAAACTCCTCAGGGGTGAGCTTTCCCGGCTTTAAGAGGATGTGGTCAGGAATGCCTACCTTGCCAATGTCGTGCAGTGGGCTGGCATGAAAGATATTTTCAATGAACATATCCGTGATGATTTTAGCATAACGTTTATTTTTCTGCAGTTCTTGAGCAAGGATTTTGCAAAATATGCGAGTGCGCTCGATATGTTGTCCTGTTTCATCATCTCGATACTCTGCCAGCTTGGATATCGCGAGGATGGTTGACAGCTGCGAATCAGAAATTTCCTTGACTTTTTCCCGGACCAGATCCTCCAGATAAAGATTTTGTTTTTTTAGTTCCTGCTGCGCCCAACGCAGGCTGAGATGGGTCGTTAACCTCGCCAGGATTTCCTCTTCCTGGAAAGGTTTGGTCACGTAATCCACACCGCCTTGCGAAAAGGCTTTGACCTTGTTGATAGTATCGTCCATCGCGCTGATGAAAAGAACCGGTATATCTTTAAGTTTTTCATCAGCTTTCAAGCGTCGGCATACCTCGAATCCGTCCATTTCAGGCATCAAGATATCCAGCAGAATCAAGTCCGGCGGGTTCTTGGCAATGGCCCGCAAGGCCATTTCACCGTTGGGAAATTCCACTATTTTATATCCACGACTTTGGAGCATATTTTCCAAAAGATGCAGGTTCGCCGGGGTATCGTCCACCAGCATGATAGTTGCTTTTTTATTCTGCTTATTCATGGGGAAAACTTCTCTATACTCCAGGTTAAGGTTTTGAGGTGAATGGTTTATCGCCCTGATCAGAAAAAAAAAGGCTTTCGACTGCTGCCGTATCAGACAAAACGCTCTCGCTACTCAGAAACACTTTGATGGGTAAGACTATCGGGCTTCTCCAGTTTTTTGTCTTTAGCAACAAGCAGAGGTTTTGTGTGAGGTGCGTCCCTTTCGAAAGCACCAGTGTTCCGGATTTTGAGATAAGGTCTTCAGCTAGAATATGGCCTGGCCGTAACGCCACCAAATCCACCATCATCGCGTTTTGTGTTTCTTGAATCTGCAAATTTTCAGCATTTGCTATGTCTACGCCAAAGACCGTTCGCCCGAAATCACGCAATAGATCTGAGTGAAAAAGGTCCGGGAGTTGGGATTTATGCATTAACAGCAGGGCTTCTTTTTCTGAAAAACCACTTTCTCGTTGATCTTCGAAACCGGAAGCAATGGTCAATAGTTGACTACCTAAAATCTCGGCCGGCCAGTCCTGCCAAGGCGTTTTGATATACGGAAAGAAGCCGATTTTTTCAATCATGGCGGCAACAATGGCCAACCTAGGGATATTGCGCAGGATATCAGAAACCTCCTTATAGGTGTTGCGGTGGGGGTCTGGCTGTGTATCGGTTTGAATCGGAATCGTTTCTTTTGTATCTTCTTTAGAATATAAAGCGACAAGTTTCCCCAAGTTCGAAAGATTGGCTGCGACACTATACATCCACGCATTCTCCAGGTGCGCTCTTTCGGCGAAAGTGCGCACGTATTGAGCTATCTTCAATGTTTTCCGATACGCCTCGGGGCAGGATATGGCCAGCAGTTCACTTAGCGCTTTGATTGTGCCAACCATCGTTTCGTTTAACAGTCGCTTAATCTCCTGTTTCTGCCTTTGTAGCTCGAGATGAACACGCACCCTTGAAATGACCTCCTCTTCCTGGAAAGGTTTGGTCACGTAATCCACACCGCCTATCGAGAAGGCTTTGACCTTGTTGGCAGTATCGTCCAGCGCGCTGATGAAAAGAACCGGTATATCTCTTAGTTTTTCAATGAGTTTCAAGCGTCGGCATACCTCGAATCCGTCCATTTCAGGCATCAAGATATCCAGCAGAATCAAGTCCGGCGGGTTCTTGGCGATGGCCCGCAAGGCCATTTCACCGTTGGGAAATTCCACTATTTTATATCCGTGCCCGGTAAGCAGCTGAGCTAAAAAATTCAAGTTTTCCGGGGTATCGTCCACCAGCATGATAGTTGCTTTTTTATTCCCGGTATTCATAAGGCTCTCTCTCATTATCTCAATGCCGT harbors:
- a CDS encoding two-component system response regulator — protein: MNKQNKKATIMLVDDTPANLHLLENMLQSRGYKIVEFPNGEMALRAIAKNPPDLILLDILMPEMDGFEVCRRLKADEKLKDIPVLFISAMDDTINKVKAFSQGGVDYVTKPFQEEEILARLTTHLSLRWAQQELKKQNLYLEDLVREKVKEISDSQLSTILAISKLAEYRDDETGQHIERTRIFCKILAQELQKNKRYAKIITDMFIENIFHASPLHDIGKVGIPDHILLKPGKLTPEEFDIMKTHTTIGAKTLQNVRDRYPQNAFINMGIDIARSHHEKWDGTGYPDGLAGEEIPLSGRILAIADVYDALRSKRPYKNPVSHEKSCALIREGTGKHFDPAVVGAFLSIESEFCEPIVQHLDT
- a CDS encoding response regulator, whose protein sequence is MRESLMNTGNKKATIMLVDDTPENLNFLAQLLTGHGYKIVEFPNGEMALRAIAKNPPDLILLDILMPEMDGFEVCRRLKLIEKLRDIPVLFISALDDTANKVKAFSIGGVDYVTKPFQEEEVISRVRVHLELQRQKQEIKRLLNETMVGTIKALSELLAISCPEAYRKTLKIAQYVRTFAERAHLENAWMYSVAANLSNLGKLVALYSKEDTKETIPIQTDTQPDPHRNTYKEVSDILRNIPRLAIVAAMIEKIGFFPYIKTPWQDWPAEILGSQLLTIASGFEDQRESGFSEKEALLLMHKSQLPDLFHSDLLRDFGRTVFGVDIANAENLQIQETQNAMMVDLVALRPGHILAEDLISKSGTLVLSKGTHLTQNLCLLLKTKNWRSPIVLPIKVFLSSESVLSDTAAVESLFFSDQGDKPFTSKP